One part of the Brevundimonas subvibrioides ATCC 15264 genome encodes these proteins:
- a CDS encoding uracil-DNA glycosylase family protein yields MTTSSDLDAVLSDIRACRACLGELPHTPRPVVRVFPETRLLICGQAPGRRVHESGLPFTDPSGDRLRDWMGVDHETFYADHRIGVAAQAFCYPGTAPKGGDYPPPRRCAELWRPRLLQALPRMELTLLVGGHAQVWALGDRAKSTMTDTVRAWRDYGPAVLPLPHPSWRNTAWLRRNPWFEAEVVPYLRQRVQGMLRG; encoded by the coding sequence ATGACGACTTCGTCTGATCTGGACGCCGTCCTTTCGGACATCCGGGCCTGCCGCGCCTGTCTGGGTGAGCTGCCCCATACTCCGCGCCCGGTCGTTCGCGTCTTTCCCGAGACCCGGCTGCTGATCTGCGGCCAGGCCCCCGGACGGCGCGTGCACGAAAGCGGCCTGCCGTTCACCGACCCCTCCGGCGACCGCCTGCGCGACTGGATGGGCGTCGACCACGAGACCTTCTACGCCGACCACAGGATCGGCGTCGCGGCCCAGGCCTTCTGCTATCCGGGCACCGCGCCGAAGGGCGGAGACTATCCGCCGCCGCGTCGCTGCGCCGAGCTGTGGCGGCCCCGGCTGCTGCAGGCCCTGCCGCGGATGGAGCTGACCCTGCTGGTGGGCGGTCACGCCCAGGTCTGGGCCCTCGGCGATCGCGCGAAGTCGACCATGACCGACACCGTCCGCGCCTGGCGCGACTACGGGCCCGCCGTCCTTCCCCTGCCGCACCCGTCGTGGCGCAACACCGCCTGGCTGCGGCGCAATCCGTGGTTCGAGGCCGAGGTCGTGCCGTATCTTCGCCAGAGGGTTCAGGGCATGCTCCGCGGATGA
- a CDS encoding DUF3253 domain-containing protein, with protein MSDPIEAAIFETLAKADPKGVGGKSVEPADVAKHIQTEQWQRVLPKVRATALHLMRQGRLTITKKGKVVDPANFRGVTRLRLPTEAETAAALAALPPKPEVDDDFV; from the coding sequence ATGAGCGATCCAATCGAAGCGGCAATTTTCGAAACCCTGGCAAAAGCCGACCCCAAGGGCGTCGGCGGCAAGTCCGTCGAGCCCGCGGACGTGGCCAAGCACATCCAGACAGAGCAGTGGCAGCGCGTCCTGCCCAAGGTCCGTGCGACCGCCCTGCACCTGATGCGTCAGGGCCGGCTGACGATCACCAAGAAGGGCAAGGTCGTGGATCCCGCGAACTTCCGGGGTGTGACCCGGCTGCGTCTGCCGACGGAGGCCGAGACGGCCGCGGCGCTCGCGGCCCTGCCGCCCAAGCCCGAGGTCGATGACGACTTCGTCTGA
- a CDS encoding PaaI family thioesterase — protein sequence MVAKVTVTEGEFAGWQTYDLHGTFDQTVGPFYFKPDPDGRMRCAFRAEPKHMNAGDRMHGGCLMTFADIALFQTAYQEMEGKNGVTIQLDSTFIDGAYVGDLVEATGEVVRAGGSLIFVRGQITTGERTLMTFSGVIRKFTSR from the coding sequence ATGGTCGCCAAAGTTACAGTCACGGAGGGCGAGTTCGCCGGTTGGCAGACCTACGACCTGCACGGCACCTTCGACCAGACCGTCGGTCCGTTCTACTTCAAGCCCGACCCCGACGGGCGGATGCGATGCGCCTTCCGGGCCGAGCCCAAGCACATGAACGCCGGCGACCGGATGCACGGCGGCTGCCTGATGACCTTCGCCGACATCGCCCTGTTCCAGACCGCCTATCAGGAGATGGAGGGCAAGAACGGCGTGACCATCCAGCTGGATTCCACCTTCATCGACGGGGCCTATGTGGGCGACCTGGTCGAGGCGACCGGAGAGGTCGTGCGGGCCGGCGGGTCGCTGATCTTCGTGCGCGGCCAGATCACCACGGGCGAACGGACGCTGATGACCTTCTCGGGCGTGATCCGGAAGTTCACCTCGCGCTGA
- a CDS encoding glutathione S-transferase family protein, with amino-acid sequence MKLYDSFRAPNPRRVRWVMAEKGIEDVEIVQVDIMSGDHKTPDYRAKVGVPHVPALELDDGTVVSESVAICRYLEALYPEPNLFGHDPREQAVVEMWTRRCEFYLANPIMLNVRLTHPALAVLEATQQPQVADYNRVSAERFMKTLDRHLAEHEFIALDRFTIADIVGAVGLDFARMVKYRPPEEFTHLARWLDACRARPAAKAGI; translated from the coding sequence ATGAAGCTGTATGATTCCTTTCGGGCCCCCAACCCCCGGCGCGTCCGCTGGGTCATGGCCGAAAAGGGCATCGAGGACGTCGAGATCGTCCAGGTCGACATCATGTCGGGCGACCACAAGACGCCGGACTACCGCGCGAAAGTTGGCGTGCCCCATGTTCCCGCCCTGGAACTGGACGACGGCACGGTGGTCTCGGAATCGGTCGCCATCTGCCGCTATCTGGAAGCGCTCTACCCCGAGCCCAACCTGTTCGGACACGACCCGCGCGAACAGGCCGTCGTCGAGATGTGGACCCGCCGCTGCGAATTCTATCTGGCCAACCCCATCATGCTGAACGTGCGCCTGACCCACCCGGCCCTGGCCGTTCTGGAAGCCACCCAGCAGCCCCAGGTCGCCGACTACAACCGTGTGTCAGCCGAGCGCTTCATGAAGACCCTGGACCGGCATCTGGCCGAGCATGAGTTCATCGCGCTGGACCGCTTCACCATCGCCGACATCGTCGGCGCGGTCGGGCTGGATTTCGCGCGCATGGTCAAATACCGCCCGCCCGAGGAGTTCACTCACCTGGCCCGCTGGCTCGACGCCTGCCGCGCCCGCCCGGCCGCGAAGGCCGGCATCTGA
- a CDS encoding NupC/NupG family nucleoside CNT transporter — MFTTLNLQSLGGLIAIVAACWLMSENRARFPWRLTLGAIGVQALLVLALFAIPGSQGVLAAVTGAVDGLAIATSEGTKFVFGFLAGGDQPYAVTNPGGLFTFAFNVLPLILVISALSALLWHWKILKWITLGFGFLFQKTMGLGGASALAVAANIFLGMIESPIVIRAYLDKLTRSEIFLMMVVGLATVAGSTMVAYASILSATLPNAAGHVLVASIVSAPAGVLLARIIIPEKPGEGGAVADYGSALKYDSAIDAIVKGTADGLMVVLNISAVLIVFVALVALVNIMIGGFWIFGDQVTVQRLLGWLFMPVAWLMGVDWSEAGRAGWLLGTKLTLTEFVAFIELGKIPSGDMSERTRMLMTYALCGFANIGSVGITVTGLSVLIPERREEVLGMVWKALFAGFLATLMTAAVVGAMPASIFG; from the coding sequence ATGTTCACGACACTGAACCTCCAGAGCCTCGGCGGCCTTATCGCCATCGTCGCCGCCTGCTGGCTGATGTCCGAGAACAGGGCGCGGTTTCCCTGGCGGCTGACGCTGGGCGCGATCGGGGTTCAGGCCTTGCTGGTTCTGGCGCTGTTCGCCATTCCGGGATCGCAGGGCGTGCTGGCCGCCGTCACGGGGGCCGTCGACGGCCTGGCGATCGCCACCTCGGAGGGCACGAAATTCGTGTTCGGCTTTCTCGCGGGGGGAGATCAGCCCTACGCCGTCACCAACCCGGGCGGCCTGTTCACCTTCGCCTTCAACGTCCTGCCCCTGATCCTCGTCATCTCGGCGCTGTCGGCCCTGCTGTGGCATTGGAAGATCCTGAAGTGGATCACCCTCGGTTTCGGCTTCCTGTTTCAGAAGACCATGGGGCTGGGCGGCGCCTCGGCCCTGGCCGTCGCGGCCAACATCTTCCTTGGCATGATCGAGAGCCCGATCGTCATCCGGGCCTATCTGGACAAGCTGACCCGGTCCGAGATCTTCCTGATGATGGTGGTGGGTCTGGCCACCGTCGCGGGCTCCACCATGGTGGCCTATGCCTCGATCCTGTCGGCGACCCTGCCCAATGCGGCCGGCCACGTGCTGGTCGCCTCGATCGTCTCGGCCCCGGCCGGGGTGCTGCTGGCCCGCATCATCATCCCGGAAAAGCCGGGCGAGGGCGGGGCGGTGGCCGACTACGGCTCGGCCCTGAAATACGACTCCGCCATCGACGCCATCGTCAAGGGCACGGCCGACGGCCTGATGGTCGTGCTGAACATCTCTGCCGTGCTGATCGTGTTCGTGGCCCTGGTGGCGCTGGTCAACATCATGATCGGCGGCTTCTGGATCTTCGGCGATCAGGTCACCGTGCAGCGCCTGCTGGGCTGGCTGTTCATGCCGGTCGCCTGGCTGATGGGCGTGGACTGGTCCGAGGCGGGCCGGGCCGGCTGGCTTCTCGGCACCAAGCTGACCCTGACCGAGTTTGTCGCCTTCATCGAACTGGGCAAGATCCCGTCCGGGGACATGAGCGAGCGCACGCGCATGCTGATGACGTATGCCCTGTGCGGCTTCGCCAACATCGGCTCGGTCGGCATCACCGTCACCGGCCTGTCGGTCCTGATCCCGGAGCGCCGCGAGGAGGTTCTGGGCATGGTCTGGAAGGCCCTGTTCGCCGGCTTCCTGGCCACCCTGATGACGGCGGCGGTTGTGGGCGCGATGCCCGCCTCCATATTCGGCTGA
- a CDS encoding adenosylmethionine--8-amino-7-oxononanoate transaminase yields the protein MSPVWHPFTQHGLNEPIPEVVRTEGAALHTADGRRVIDAISSWWVITHGHSHPRLQAAIRSASERFDQIIFAGWTHEPAESLARGLVDMTPEPLQHVFYSDSGSTAVEVALKMALGFWANTDRPRHRIVVMQHSYHGDTIGTMSVGERGVFNQAYAPLLFDVATVPFPAAGMEQASLDALDAFCRQEPKPAAFIVEPLILGAGGMLIYSAETLRAYAGICARHGVLFIADEVMTGWGRTGTLLACEQAGVSPDILCLSKGLTGGALPLAATLATAPIFEAHRSTDRSKMFFHSSSYTANPIACAVAAENLAIWRDEPMLDRVTALGSAQQAGLDCIAGHPALSNPRRLGTIAAVDFDGARGGYLSGRGPWLKAFFAERDLLVRPLGDTVYVMPPYCIDPADLDRVWQAIGEAADTIDAQD from the coding sequence ATGAGCCCGGTCTGGCATCCCTTCACCCAGCACGGGCTGAACGAGCCCATCCCCGAGGTCGTGCGTACGGAGGGGGCCGCCCTGCACACCGCCGACGGGCGGCGCGTGATCGACGCCATCTCCAGCTGGTGGGTCATCACCCACGGTCACAGCCACCCCCGGCTGCAGGCCGCGATCCGCAGTGCCAGCGAGCGGTTTGACCAGATCATCTTCGCCGGCTGGACCCACGAACCGGCCGAGAGCCTGGCGCGTGGCTTGGTCGACATGACGCCCGAGCCCCTTCAGCACGTCTTCTATTCCGACAGCGGCTCGACGGCGGTGGAGGTGGCGCTGAAGATGGCGCTGGGCTTCTGGGCCAACACGGACCGGCCTCGCCACCGCATCGTGGTGATGCAGCACAGCTATCACGGCGACACCATCGGAACGATGTCGGTGGGCGAGCGGGGCGTGTTCAACCAGGCCTATGCGCCGCTGCTGTTCGACGTGGCGACCGTTCCGTTCCCGGCAGCGGGTATGGAACAGGCCAGCCTCGACGCCCTCGACGCCTTTTGCCGGCAGGAGCCGAAGCCCGCCGCCTTCATCGTCGAGCCCCTGATCCTGGGGGCCGGCGGCATGCTGATCTATTCCGCCGAGACCCTGCGCGCCTATGCCGGGATCTGCGCCCGCCACGGGGTCCTGTTTATCGCCGACGAGGTCATGACTGGCTGGGGCCGCACGGGCACCCTGCTGGCCTGCGAGCAGGCCGGGGTGTCACCGGACATCCTGTGCCTGTCCAAGGGATTGACCGGCGGAGCCCTGCCCCTGGCCGCGACCCTCGCCACAGCCCCGATCTTCGAGGCGCACCGGTCGACCGACCGCTCGAAGATGTTCTTCCACTCGTCCAGCTATACCGCCAACCCGATCGCCTGCGCCGTGGCCGCCGAGAACCTGGCGATCTGGCGCGACGAGCCGATGCTCGATCGGGTCACGGCCCTCGGCAGCGCGCAGCAGGCGGGTCTGGACTGCATCGCCGGCCATCCGGCCCTGTCCAACCCTCGCCGCCTCGGGACCATCGCCGCGGTGGACTTTGACGGCGCGCGCGGAGGCTATTTGTCCGGCCGGGGACCGTGGCTGAAGGCCTTCTTCGCCGAGCGGGATCTGCTGGTCCGCCCGCTGGGCGATACCGTCTATGTGATGCCCCCCTATTGCATCGATCCGGCGGACCTGGATCGCGTCTGGCAGGCCATCGGCGAGGCGGCCGACACCATCGATGCGCAGGACTGA
- the bioD gene encoding dethiobiotin synthase: protein MSRFVVTGTNTDIGKTVFAAALTRALDGCYWKPVQAGLEDGTDALRVATLTCLPADRILPEAWRLGTPASPHHAADLEGVRIDADALIPPDCERPLIIEGAGGALVPLNHDVLFADVFARWGLPVVVCASTALGTINHSLLTLEALRSRGVPVLGVAFIGPAQESSEAAIVRFGQVKRLGRLPWLESLTPQTLEAAFAEGFDTRDFS from the coding sequence ATGAGCCGTTTCGTCGTCACGGGCACGAATACCGACATCGGCAAGACCGTCTTCGCCGCCGCCCTGACCCGGGCGCTGGACGGCTGCTACTGGAAGCCGGTGCAGGCGGGGCTGGAGGACGGCACCGATGCCCTGCGCGTCGCGACCCTGACCTGCCTGCCCGCCGACCGCATCCTTCCCGAGGCCTGGCGGCTGGGGACCCCGGCCTCGCCGCACCACGCGGCCGATCTGGAGGGCGTCCGCATCGACGCCGACGCCCTGATCCCGCCAGACTGCGAGCGGCCCCTGATCATCGAGGGGGCGGGCGGGGCACTGGTGCCGCTGAACCACGATGTCCTGTTCGCCGACGTCTTCGCCCGCTGGGGCCTGCCGGTCGTGGTCTGCGCCTCCACCGCCCTCGGCACCATCAACCACAGCCTGCTGACGCTGGAGGCCCTGCGGTCGCGCGGGGTGCCCGTGCTGGGTGTGGCCTTCATCGGCCCGGCCCAAGAAAGCTCCGAGGCCGCCATCGTCCGCTTCGGGCAGGTGAAGCGACTGGGCCGGCTGCCCTGGCTTGAGAGCCTGACGCCGCAGACGCTCGAAGCCGCCTTCGCCGAGGGGTTCGACACCCGGGACTTTTCATGA
- a CDS encoding 8-amino-7-oxononanoate synthase, producing the protein MTPTLTLPEATRSRPALLAGHRAHLADLQDAHRLRRLAPRAGRDFASNDYLGLSASPALRQAVGEALARGVPIGSGGSRLLRGNHPEHEALEQEAAAVFGSAASLYFSSGYAANAALLATLPQRGDLIVHDALVHASAHEGMRLGRAEAVAVPHNDAGAVEAAIARWRTGGGVGRVWIAVESLYSMDGDRAPLADLAVIADRHDAFLLIDEAHATGVFGPGGRGLAAGLEGRENVITLRTCGKALGCEGALVCADRTVIDFLVNRGRGFIFSTAPSPLMAAACRAALGLMQDETRQARLATLMAEAGRLLADRLGIPSTGAQIVPVVLGNDARTMAVAQGLQARGFDVRGIRPPTVPAGTARLRLSLTLNVAMTDVEDLVEVLEPLLEPAA; encoded by the coding sequence CTGACACCGACGCTGACGCTGCCTGAGGCGACGCGGTCCCGGCCGGCCCTGCTGGCCGGGCATCGCGCGCATCTGGCCGACCTTCAGGACGCCCACCGCCTGCGGCGCCTCGCGCCCCGGGCCGGGCGTGATTTCGCTTCCAACGACTACCTCGGCCTTTCAGCGTCCCCGGCCCTTCGCCAGGCGGTGGGCGAGGCGCTCGCGCGCGGTGTCCCGATCGGGTCGGGCGGCTCGCGTCTGCTGCGCGGCAATCACCCCGAGCATGAGGCGCTCGAACAGGAGGCGGCGGCCGTCTTCGGCAGCGCCGCGTCCTTGTATTTCTCATCCGGGTATGCGGCCAACGCGGCCCTGCTGGCGACCCTGCCGCAACGGGGCGATTTGATCGTCCACGATGCCCTCGTTCACGCCAGCGCCCATGAGGGCATGCGGCTCGGCCGGGCAGAGGCCGTGGCCGTCCCCCACAACGACGCCGGTGCGGTCGAGGCCGCCATCGCCCGATGGCGCACGGGCGGCGGCGTCGGTCGCGTCTGGATCGCGGTCGAGAGCCTGTATTCGATGGACGGGGACCGCGCCCCCCTAGCCGATCTGGCGGTCATCGCCGATCGTCACGACGCCTTCCTGCTGATCGACGAGGCCCATGCGACCGGCGTGTTCGGCCCCGGTGGCCGCGGTCTCGCGGCCGGTCTCGAGGGGCGGGAAAACGTCATCACCCTGCGCACCTGTGGCAAGGCCCTGGGCTGCGAGGGGGCTCTGGTCTGCGCCGACCGGACGGTGATCGACTTTCTCGTCAACCGGGGGCGGGGCTTCATCTTCTCGACGGCGCCCTCGCCGCTGATGGCGGCCGCCTGCCGCGCGGCCCTGGGCCTGATGCAGGACGAGACCCGTCAGGCGCGGCTGGCGACCCTGATGGCGGAGGCGGGGAGGCTGCTCGCCGACCGATTGGGGATCCCGTCGACCGGGGCCCAGATCGTGCCCGTCGTTCTGGGCAACGACGCCCGCACCATGGCGGTGGCGCAGGGTCTTCAGGCCCGGGGCTTCGACGTGCGCGGCATCCGGCCGCCCACCGTCCCTGCCGGCACCGCCCGACTGCGGCTGTCCCTGACGCTCAATGTCGCCATGACGGATGTCGAGGATCTGGTCGAGGTGCTGGAGCCGCTGCTGGAGCCCGCCGCATGA
- a CDS encoding branched-chain amino acid aminotransferase, translated as MALVPFDDRDGWIWMDGDFVPWREAKTHVLTHALHYGSSVFEGERMYGGEIFKLTEHSERLARSAELLDFSLPYSVAEIDAACKETCARMGMEDAYIRPVAYLGPEQVSVSALNNKVHVAIAVWDWPSYFDPEVKKKGIRLEWAKWRRPDPATAPTTAKAAGLYMICTMSKNAAERRGFSDAMMLDWRGYVAEATGANVFFVQDGVIHTPDVTHILNGITRQTVIDIARAKGIEVVVRHIRPEELATFSECFLTGSAAEVTPVQSIGEYTFTPGDISLSLMDDYGKLVRRQS; from the coding sequence ATGGCCTTGGTTCCTTTCGACGATCGTGATGGCTGGATCTGGATGGACGGCGATTTCGTACCCTGGCGGGAAGCGAAAACGCACGTTCTGACCCATGCTCTGCACTACGGCTCGTCGGTGTTCGAGGGTGAGCGTATGTATGGCGGGGAAATCTTCAAGCTGACAGAGCATTCCGAGCGATTGGCGCGCTCTGCAGAGCTGCTGGACTTTTCGCTGCCGTACAGCGTGGCCGAGATCGACGCGGCCTGCAAGGAAACCTGCGCCCGGATGGGGATGGAGGACGCCTACATCCGTCCCGTCGCCTACCTCGGCCCGGAACAGGTCAGCGTCTCGGCCCTGAACAACAAGGTCCACGTCGCCATCGCCGTCTGGGACTGGCCCAGCTATTTCGATCCCGAGGTCAAGAAGAAGGGCATCCGGCTGGAGTGGGCCAAATGGCGTCGCCCCGACCCGGCGACCGCCCCGACCACCGCCAAGGCGGCCGGCCTCTACATGATCTGCACCATGTCCAAGAACGCGGCCGAGCGGCGCGGCTTCTCGGACGCCATGATGCTGGACTGGCGCGGATACGTCGCCGAGGCGACCGGGGCCAACGTCTTCTTCGTCCAAGACGGCGTGATCCACACCCCCGACGTGACCCACATCCTGAACGGCATCACGCGCCAGACTGTCATCGACATCGCCCGGGCGAAGGGCATCGAGGTGGTCGTGCGCCACATCCGGCCCGAGGAACTGGCCACGTTCAGCGAGTGCTTCCTGACCGGCTCGGCCGCCGAGGTGACGCCGGTCCAGTCGATCGGCGAATATACCTTCACGCCGGGCGATATCTCGCTGTCCCTGATGGACGACTACGGCAAGCTGGTGCGGCGTCAGTCCTGA
- a CDS encoding response regulator — MSSSRSGPVAGAGVGRHLLIVDDDDRIRELLKEYLAREGYRVTGAAHAAAARRLMELIEFDLVVLDVMMPGESGLELTTWVRGKAQLSRTPVLLLTARGEAADRIDGLSRGADDYMSKPFDPKELSLRIDAILRRTGVKPIMPREIRLGTAMFDLERLELTRDGVPMRLTEAEAQLLKTLALHAHAPVERMDLSPDTADITGRAVDVQVTRLRRKLEADPKNPRYLQTVRGVGYMLAPD, encoded by the coding sequence ATGAGCAGTAGCCGTTCAGGGCCGGTGGCCGGGGCCGGTGTCGGTCGCCATCTGCTGATCGTCGACGACGACGACCGGATTCGCGAGCTGCTGAAGGAGTATCTGGCGCGCGAGGGCTATCGCGTCACCGGGGCCGCGCACGCCGCCGCCGCGCGTCGCCTGATGGAGCTGATCGAGTTCGACCTGGTCGTGCTGGACGTCATGATGCCGGGCGAGTCGGGCCTGGAACTGACCACCTGGGTACGGGGCAAGGCGCAGCTGTCCAGAACCCCGGTGCTGCTGCTGACCGCGCGAGGCGAGGCGGCCGACCGGATCGACGGCCTGTCGCGCGGGGCCGACGACTACATGTCCAAGCCCTTCGATCCCAAGGAGCTGTCGCTGCGGATCGACGCGATCCTGCGGCGGACCGGGGTCAAGCCGATCATGCCGCGCGAGATCCGGCTGGGCACGGCCATGTTCGACCTCGAGCGGCTGGAACTGACCCGCGACGGGGTTCCCATGCGGCTGACGGAGGCCGAGGCGCAGTTGCTGAAGACCCTGGCGCTGCACGCCCATGCGCCGGTCGAGCGGATGGACCTGTCCCCGGACACGGCCGACATCACAGGCCGGGCGGTGGACGTCCAGGTCACGCGGCTGCGCCGCAAGCTGGAGGCGGACCCGAAGAATCCGCGGTATCTGCAGACCGTGCGGGGCGTGGGCTATATGCTGGCCCCGGACTGA
- a CDS encoding ATP-binding protein — protein MRLLPFPVFWRVLKRQLPTTLWGRSLLIIVLPILIMQGAVTWAFFDMHWQTVTARLSEGLAGDVAWAAESYRDEPTPANLAVIADRGERSMQLSIALRPDAKLPGEQRRGPIGVVDRTLEAALAARLDQPFWFDTTRYPAYVDIQVQQPTGVLRIIAPRERAVATQAHIFVLWLMLATVLLMGVAILFIRNQVRAIERLAEAAEAFGRGEMSPKFKPHGAREVRQAAVAFLAMRDRIQRHIEQRTALLASVSHDLRTPLTRLRLELALAPQFKRQSAMKGDLDEMEHMIDEYLAFAKGEAGEATQAVDVSALLKAAGEDVKRAGAEVEIAAPTSLTASLRPIAFKRALANLAGNAAAHGEHVRLTARALASGGLEIAVEDDGPGIPDDMHEEAFRPFSRLDESRNQNRKGVGLGLAIARDVARGHGGDITLARSELGGLRALIRLPG, from the coding sequence ATGAGGCTACTCCCCTTCCCCGTCTTCTGGCGCGTGCTGAAAAGACAGTTGCCGACGACGCTGTGGGGACGGTCGCTGCTGATCATCGTCCTGCCGATCCTGATCATGCAGGGGGCGGTGACCTGGGCCTTCTTCGACATGCACTGGCAGACCGTGACCGCGCGTCTGTCCGAGGGACTGGCCGGCGATGTGGCCTGGGCGGCCGAGAGCTATCGCGACGAGCCGACGCCGGCGAACCTGGCCGTCATCGCCGACCGGGGCGAGCGGTCCATGCAGCTGTCGATCGCGCTGCGACCGGACGCCAAACTGCCCGGCGAGCAGCGCCGCGGCCCGATCGGCGTGGTGGACCGGACGTTGGAAGCGGCCCTGGCGGCGCGGCTGGATCAGCCCTTCTGGTTCGATACGACCCGCTATCCCGCCTATGTGGACATCCAGGTGCAGCAGCCCACGGGAGTGCTGCGGATCATCGCCCCGCGCGAGCGGGCCGTGGCGACCCAGGCGCACATCTTCGTCCTGTGGCTGATGCTGGCGACAGTGCTGCTGATGGGGGTGGCCATCCTGTTCATCAGGAACCAGGTCCGCGCGATCGAACGGCTGGCCGAGGCGGCCGAAGCCTTCGGACGGGGCGAGATGTCGCCCAAATTCAAGCCGCACGGCGCGCGCGAGGTGCGGCAGGCGGCCGTCGCCTTCCTGGCCATGCGCGACCGGATCCAGCGTCACATCGAGCAGCGGACGGCGCTGCTGGCCTCGGTCAGCCACGACCTGCGCACGCCCCTGACCCGGCTGCGTCTGGAGCTGGCCCTGGCCCCGCAGTTCAAGCGTCAGAGCGCCATGAAGGGCGACCTCGACGAGATGGAGCATATGATCGACGAGTACCTGGCCTTCGCCAAGGGCGAGGCGGGGGAAGCCACCCAGGCCGTCGACGTGTCGGCGCTGCTGAAGGCCGCGGGCGAGGACGTCAAACGCGCCGGGGCCGAGGTCGAGATCGCGGCCCCGACCAGCCTGACCGCGTCCCTGCGGCCCATCGCCTTCAAACGGGCCCTGGCCAATCTGGCGGGCAATGCGGCGGCGCACGGCGAGCATGTGCGGCTGACCGCGCGGGCCCTGGCGTCGGGCGGGCTGGAGATCGCGGTCGAGGACGACGGCCCGGGCATCCCCGACGACATGCACGAGGAGGCCTTCCGGCCGTTCAGCCGGCTGGACGAGAGCCGCAACCAGAACCGCAAGGGCGTGGGGCTGGGCCTGGCCATCGCGCGGGACGTGGCGCGCGGGCACGGCGGCGACATCACCCTGGCCCGCAGCGAGCTGGGCGGGCTGCGCGCCCTGATCCGCCTGCCGGGCTGA
- a CDS encoding pyrroline-5-carboxylate reductase family protein, producing the protein MAVGGVTLLGHGRLGSAITEGWRLAGIAFDPAILTRQSPPGCPPGTRTLVIAVKPAAWREAVTPLEATLPADATVLSVMAGVRAADIAAVLPGRPVVRVMPTTAVAQAQGVAAIWSADAGARAQAHSLFDPIADTVDLEEEGLIDAATAVAGSAPAFFYALAQALAEAGSEAGLSPDAASRLTRGALRSAGAGAGTDAGLDDLIARIASPGGTTRAGLDALEAAGLDATARSAVQAAIRRAQALAGDQPA; encoded by the coding sequence ATGGCCGTCGGCGGGGTCACCCTCCTCGGTCACGGCCGTCTGGGGTCGGCCATCACCGAAGGCTGGCGGCTGGCTGGCATCGCCTTCGACCCCGCGATCCTGACCCGCCAGAGCCCCCCCGGCTGTCCGCCCGGCACCCGGACTCTCGTCATCGCGGTGAAGCCCGCCGCCTGGCGCGAGGCCGTCACCCCGCTGGAGGCCACCCTGCCGGCCGACGCGACCGTCCTGTCCGTCATGGCCGGTGTCCGTGCCGCCGACATCGCCGCCGTCCTGCCGGGCCGTCCCGTCGTCCGCGTCATGCCCACGACGGCGGTCGCCCAGGCCCAGGGCGTCGCCGCCATCTGGTCGGCCGATGCCGGGGCCCGCGCTCAGGCCCACAGCCTGTTCGACCCGATCGCCGACACCGTGGACCTGGAGGAGGAGGGGCTGATCGATGCCGCGACCGCCGTCGCCGGCTCGGCCCCCGCCTTCTTCTACGCCCTGGCGCAGGCCTTGGCGGAGGCGGGGTCCGAGGCGGGACTGTCGCCCGATGCGGCCAGTCGGCTGACGCGCGGTGCCTTGCGCTCGGCCGGGGCCGGGGCAGGGACCGATGCAGGACTCGACGACCTGATCGCCCGGATCGCCTCGCCCGGCGGCACGACCCGGGCCGGGCTGGACGCGCTCGAGGCGGCAGGGCTGGACGCAACCGCCCGCTCCGCCGTCCAGGCCGCGATCCGGCGCGCGCAGGCCCTAGCGGGAGACCAGCCGGCCTGA
- a CDS encoding YbjN domain-containing protein, which produces MDVAGHEADAPFDPLDVVEHVLNAENLPFDRTDDGDLAFALAGDWKDYELWFAWRPEGDCLQLCCALDLRATKSRRNAAYELVSMVNQRTWMGHFEVWAEDGEIVFRHSLALPHGERPTLAQAASMIDAAVEASDRYYPAFDFMIRGNKKPQDAIDSCLFETVGTA; this is translated from the coding sequence ATGGACGTTGCCGGACACGAAGCCGACGCCCCCTTTGATCCGCTGGATGTGGTCGAGCACGTTCTGAACGCCGAGAACCTGCCGTTCGACCGCACCGACGACGGCGATCTGGCCTTCGCCCTGGCCGGAGACTGGAAGGACTACGAGCTGTGGTTCGCGTGGCGGCCCGAGGGCGACTGTCTGCAGCTGTGCTGCGCGCTGGACCTGCGCGCCACCAAGTCGCGCCGCAACGCGGCCTATGAACTGGTGTCGATGGTCAACCAGCGCACCTGGATGGGCCATTTCGAGGTCTGGGCCGAGGATGGCGAGATCGTCTTCCGCCACTCCCTCGCCCTGCCGCACGGCGAGCGCCCGACGCTGGCCCAGGCCGCCTCCATGATCGACGCGGCCGTCGAGGCCTCCGACCGCTACTATCCGGCGTTCGACTTCATGATCCGCGGCAACAAGAAGCCGCAGGACGCGATCGACTCCTGCCTGTTCGAGACCGTCGGCACGGCCTGA